The Manihot esculenta cultivar AM560-2 chromosome 1, M.esculenta_v8, whole genome shotgun sequence genome has a window encoding:
- the LOC110606926 gene encoding uncharacterized protein LOC110606926, which produces MDFVVELPLTPRKKDAIWVIVDRLTKSAHFLLVRTHYSLEKYAELYINEIVQLHGVHLSIISDRDPRFTSRFWEKLHEALGTKLNFSTVFHPQTDGQSERVIQTLEDMLRNLKRKAIAYEVGDKVFLKVSPWKRVLRFGKKRKLSPRFIGPYEIIERVGLVAYRLTLLPELDKIHNVFHVSMLRRYRSDPSYVISSETIDIQPDLTYEEEPVKILAQEIKELRNKKIPLVKILWRNHKTEEAT; this is translated from the exons atggattttgttgtgGAATTGCCACTGACACCAAGAAAAAAGGATGCCATCTGGGTGATTGTAGATAGATTGACCAAGTCAGCACATTTCTTACTAGTGAGAACTCATTACTCATTGGAGAAATATGCAGAACTAtatatcaatgaaatagttcaGTTACATGGAGTACATCTTTCCATTATTTCAGATAGGGACCCGAGGTTCACATCCAGATTTTGGGAGAAATTGCATGAAGCACTGGGTACTAAGTTGAACTTTAGTACAGTTTTTCATCCTCAAACAGATGGACAATCTGAAAGAGTAATTCAAACACtggaagatatgcttagaa atttgaagagaaaagcTATAGCATATGAAGTTGGAGATAAAGTGTTTCTTAAAGTCTCTCCATGGAAAAGAGTGCTTAGATTTGGCAAAAAGAGAAAGTTAAGTCCTAGGTTTATCGGTCCATATGAGATAATTGAACGTGTGGGTCTGGTAGCCTACAGGTTAACATTACTCCCAGAATTAGATAAGATACataatgtcttccatgtatccatgctaagaagatacagatctgatCCTTCTTATGTCATTTCTTCTGAGACAATTGATATTCAACCTGATTTGACTTATGAGGAGGAACCAGTGAAGATTTTAGCACAAGAAATAAAGGAGTTGAGAAATAAGAAGATTCCATTAGTGAAGATCCTTTGGAGAAACCACAAAACAGAGGAGGCTACATAG